In the Flavisolibacter tropicus genome, one interval contains:
- a CDS encoding alpha/beta fold hydrolase: MMKSGIKVLFIVFLFITGVFTTSVTASAQVKTLGLQLEEFPYPYPVHYLQLNIQKQRLQMAYMDVKPQQWNGKTVLLLHGKNFSGAYWDSTANVLTQKGYRVIMPDQIGFGKSSKPETLQYSFQLLARNTKQLLDSLKVEKVTVLGHSMGGMLATRFTLMYPERVEKLILENPIGLEDYKVKVPYQSIDEAYQNELKQDYSKIKSYQLENYYGDQWKPQYDKWVTMLAGWTQNPKYSVIAWNAALTSDMIITQPVMYEFQNITVPTLLIIGQRDRTALGKPLVSEDVRKTMGNYPALGKSTQRKIKGSQLVEIDGVGHLPHIERFDLFITPVLEFLQQ; this comes from the coding sequence ATGATGAAGAGCGGAATTAAAGTTTTGTTTATTGTATTCTTATTTATTACTGGTGTTTTTACTACTAGTGTTACAGCATCTGCACAAGTAAAAACCTTGGGGCTGCAGCTGGAAGAGTTTCCCTACCCCTACCCTGTACATTACCTACAGCTGAACATTCAGAAACAGCGGCTGCAAATGGCCTATATGGATGTAAAGCCACAGCAATGGAATGGTAAAACCGTACTGCTGCTGCATGGCAAAAATTTCAGTGGTGCGTATTGGGACAGCACTGCGAATGTGTTGACACAAAAAGGTTATCGTGTGATCATGCCTGACCAGATTGGCTTTGGCAAATCATCGAAACCAGAAACATTACAATATTCCTTTCAGCTATTAGCCCGCAATACTAAACAGTTGCTAGATAGTTTAAAAGTGGAAAAGGTTACTGTATTAGGACATTCAATGGGTGGCATGCTGGCCACCCGTTTTACATTAATGTACCCGGAACGTGTAGAGAAACTGATATTGGAAAACCCAATAGGGTTAGAGGACTATAAAGTAAAAGTGCCGTATCAATCCATTGATGAAGCCTATCAGAATGAACTAAAACAGGATTATTCCAAGATCAAAAGCTACCAGCTGGAAAACTACTATGGTGACCAATGGAAACCTCAGTATGATAAGTGGGTAACTATGCTGGCCGGCTGGACGCAAAATCCAAAGTATTCTGTAATAGCGTGGAATGCAGCACTCACTTCAGATATGATCATAACGCAACCGGTGATGTATGAGTTCCAAAACATAACTGTGCCTACCCTGTTGATCATTGGTCAGCGTGACCGTACTGCTTTAGGAAAACCTTTAGTATCTGAAGATGTGCGTAAAACGATGGGCAATTACCCTGCCCTGGGCAAAAGCACTCAACGGAAAATCAAAGGATCCCAATTAGTAGAGATTGATGGTGTTGGTCACCTACCCCATATAGAGCGTTTTGATTTGTTCATTACACCAGTATTAGAATTTCTTCAACAATAA
- the hemF gene encoding oxygen-dependent coproporphyrinogen oxidase, protein MNIKSEIELSIKDQFVAYIHDLQNRICAALEQSDGKAKFIEDAWQRPEGGGGKTRVIANGNVIEKGGVNTSVVYGEVTDAMRTQLKIDGAKWFACGLSLVIHPFNPFVPTVHCNYRMFELYNENDEVIDRWFGGGTDLTPYYLFEEDAKHFHQSYKDVCDQFDLSFYPKFKEVCDNYFVNAHRNNERRGIGGIFYDYQRPSETQDVNFWLNFAKACGDAFIPAYVPIVEKRKLMPFTSENKHWQEIRRGRYTEFNLVHDRGTIFGLKTNGRIESILMSLPPTVRFEYNYQPVPGSEEDKLLQACLHPREWVASEPTEEDRLNWARNANKC, encoded by the coding sequence ATGAATATAAAGTCTGAAATAGAACTATCGATCAAAGATCAATTTGTAGCGTATATACACGACTTGCAGAATCGCATTTGTGCTGCATTGGAACAATCGGACGGAAAAGCAAAATTTATAGAAGATGCCTGGCAGCGACCTGAAGGCGGCGGTGGTAAAACCCGCGTGATAGCAAATGGCAATGTGATTGAAAAAGGAGGCGTTAATACCTCTGTTGTATATGGTGAAGTAACCGATGCGATGCGCACACAATTAAAGATCGATGGCGCGAAATGGTTTGCCTGCGGTTTGTCGCTGGTGATACATCCTTTTAATCCCTTTGTACCTACGGTGCATTGCAATTACCGGATGTTTGAACTGTATAATGAAAACGATGAAGTCATTGATCGCTGGTTTGGCGGTGGCACCGACTTAACGCCCTATTATTTGTTTGAAGAAGATGCCAAACATTTCCATCAATCCTACAAAGACGTGTGCGATCAATTTGATCTTTCTTTTTATCCCAAGTTCAAAGAAGTATGTGACAACTATTTTGTCAATGCCCACCGCAACAATGAGCGTAGAGGTATTGGTGGTATCTTTTATGATTACCAACGTCCTTCTGAAACTCAAGATGTAAACTTCTGGTTGAACTTTGCAAAAGCTTGTGGTGATGCTTTTATACCGGCATATGTTCCTATCGTAGAAAAAAGAAAGCTCATGCCATTTACATCAGAGAACAAACATTGGCAGGAGATTCGTCGGGGACGTTACACAGAGTTCAATCTAGTTCACGACCGAGGGACTATTTTTGGTTTAAAGACGAATGGACGTATTGAGAGCATCTTGATGAGCCTACCACCTACTGTGCGCTTTGAGTACAACTACCAGCCAGTGCCTGGCAGTGAAGAAGACAAACTATTGCAGGCCTGCTTACACCCAAGAGAATGGGTAGCATCTGAACCTACTGAAGAAGATCGTTTAAACTGGGCAAGAAATGCCAATAAATGCTAA
- the hemB gene encoding porphobilinogen synthase produces the protein MYLQRRNRILRQSPAIRSLIAETLLTPSDFIAPIFIDEGENVNTEIASMPNYYRRSLDLTIKEVKELYSMGIKSVLLFVKAKDEVKDNKGTEAVNPNGLMQRSIKAIKDAVPEMVVMTDVALDPFSSYGHDGIVENGEIVNDATVEVLAQMSVSHAQAGADFVAPSDMMDGRIAAIREALEHNGFTKTGIMAYSAKYASCFYGPFRDALDSAPGFGDKKTYQMDYANRIEAVREAVMDVEEGADIVMVKPALAYLDIIREVKNAVDVPVSAYNISGEYAMIKAAAKMGWINEEKAILETLTSMKRAGADLIATYFAKDAVRLLNA, from the coding sequence ATGTATTTACAAAGACGGAATAGAATCTTAAGACAATCGCCTGCTATCAGGAGTTTGATAGCAGAAACTTTGTTAACTCCCAGTGATTTCATTGCGCCTATATTTATTGACGAAGGCGAAAATGTAAATACTGAAATTGCTTCTATGCCCAATTACTATCGTCGCTCATTGGATCTGACGATAAAAGAAGTAAAGGAGCTATACAGCATGGGTATTAAAAGTGTATTGCTGTTTGTAAAAGCAAAAGATGAAGTAAAAGATAATAAGGGTACTGAAGCTGTTAATCCAAACGGATTAATGCAACGCAGCATTAAAGCTATTAAAGATGCTGTTCCTGAGATGGTAGTAATGACGGATGTAGCACTGGATCCTTTTTCTTCGTATGGGCATGATGGCATTGTAGAGAACGGAGAGATTGTCAACGATGCTACAGTAGAGGTATTGGCACAGATGAGTGTAAGCCATGCCCAGGCTGGCGCTGATTTTGTAGCACCCAGCGATATGATGGACGGCCGTATTGCTGCCATCCGTGAAGCTCTGGAACACAATGGCTTTACCAAAACAGGCATCATGGCCTATAGCGCTAAATATGCTTCTTGTTTTTATGGGCCCTTCCGTGATGCTTTAGATTCTGCACCAGGCTTTGGTGATAAGAAAACGTATCAAATGGATTATGCTAATCGCATAGAAGCGGTGCGTGAAGCTGTAATGGATGTAGAAGAAGGCGCTGATATTGTAATGGTAAAACCTGCACTCGCTTACCTTGATATTATTCGTGAAGTGAAGAATGCAGTAGATGTACCCGTAAGCGCATATAATATCAGTGGTGAGTATGCGATGATAAAGGCGGCAGCAAAGATGGGTTGGATCAATGAAGAAAAAGCTATTTTAGAAACGCTGACATCCATGAAACGTGCGGGTGCGGATCTTATCGCCACCTATTTTGCCAAAGACGCTGTTCGCTTACTAAACGCCTAA
- a CDS encoding YciI family protein, which produces MFIVELTYNAPLEQIDVHLAAHVQFLDKFYGSGNFIVSGRKVPRDGGIILAAAKSKSEVEKIIAEDPFYKHQLAEYKITEFIPSKQAHNIQERIA; this is translated from the coding sequence ATGTTTATTGTTGAACTGACCTATAACGCTCCATTGGAGCAAATAGATGTGCACTTAGCAGCGCATGTACAATTTTTGGACAAGTTCTATGGTAGTGGCAACTTTATTGTGTCTGGCAGAAAGGTACCAAGGGATGGTGGCATTATTCTGGCAGCAGCAAAAAGCAAAAGTGAAGTGGAAAAGATTATAGCAGAAGATCCGTTTTATAAACATCAGTTAGCCGAGTATAAGATAACTGAGTTTATACCTTCGAAACAAGCACATAATATTCAAGAACGTATAGCTTAA
- the hemL gene encoding glutamate-1-semialdehyde 2,1-aminomutase: protein MNIQKSKSLFERAQNSIPGGVNSPVRAFKSVGGNPIFIQRAKGAYLYDEDGNRYIDYIASWGPMILGHAYEPVVKAIQQKATESTSFGAPTELEVDMAELIKGMVPNVDLIRMVSSGTEACMSAVRLARGFTGRNKIIKFEGCYHGHADSFLVKAGSGVATFNIQTVPGVTAGVANDTLTAPYNDLQAVEALVAAHPTEIAAVIIEPVAGNMGCILPEPGFLEGLRQICTDNNIILIFDEVMTGFRLAPGGAQERLQIDADLVTYGKVIGAGMPVGAFGGRSEIMQHIAPLGSVYQAGTLSGNPLAMVAGFTLLSELHNNPSIYQELDEKTIYLKAGLINAFDASGFPYVINQLGSMISVHFSEQPVKDFASASAATNTLFNKFFHAMLNRGIYLPPSAFESWFLNNALTYEDLDLTILAVNESLLEIQQSM, encoded by the coding sequence ATGAACATTCAGAAGAGTAAAAGTTTATTTGAACGAGCGCAAAATAGTATTCCCGGTGGTGTTAACTCGCCTGTAAGAGCTTTTAAAAGTGTAGGTGGCAATCCTATTTTTATACAACGAGCTAAGGGTGCCTACCTATATGATGAAGATGGGAACCGGTATATAGATTATATCGCTTCATGGGGGCCAATGATCTTAGGGCATGCTTATGAACCTGTGGTAAAAGCTATTCAGCAGAAAGCCACGGAGTCTACTTCTTTTGGCGCACCCACCGAGTTAGAAGTGGATATGGCTGAGCTTATTAAAGGTATGGTGCCTAATGTAGACCTTATACGTATGGTGAGCAGTGGAACGGAAGCGTGTATGAGTGCAGTGCGATTAGCAAGAGGTTTTACTGGACGCAACAAGATCATCAAGTTTGAAGGTTGTTATCATGGACATGCTGATTCCTTTCTAGTAAAGGCCGGAAGTGGGGTAGCTACTTTTAATATACAGACTGTACCGGGTGTTACAGCTGGGGTAGCGAATGATACATTGACTGCACCATACAATGATCTACAAGCCGTAGAAGCACTAGTGGCTGCTCATCCAACAGAAATTGCTGCAGTCATTATAGAACCGGTTGCCGGCAACATGGGTTGTATTTTACCAGAACCTGGTTTCTTAGAAGGATTACGTCAGATCTGTACAGACAACAATATCATACTCATTTTTGATGAGGTGATGACAGGCTTCCGCTTGGCGCCGGGTGGAGCGCAAGAGCGTTTACAAATTGATGCTGACCTGGTGACCTATGGTAAAGTAATTGGTGCCGGTATGCCGGTTGGTGCATTTGGTGGCCGCAGCGAAATCATGCAACATATAGCTCCCCTGGGTAGTGTGTACCAAGCAGGTACGCTCAGCGGTAATCCATTAGCGATGGTGGCTGGATTTACATTGTTAAGTGAACTGCATAATAATCCATCTATCTACCAAGAGTTGGATGAAAAAACCATTTACCTAAAAGCTGGGCTTATCAATGCATTTGATGCATCTGGCTTCCCTTATGTGATCAATCAATTGGGTTCGATGATCAGCGTGCATTTTAGTGAGCAACCAGTTAAGGACTTTGCTTCTGCGTCTGCGGCTACTAATACACTGTTCAATAAATTTTTCCATGCCATGTTGAACCGTGGAATCTAT